The Candidatus Limnocylindrales bacterium genome includes the window CTTTGCCGCCACATCCCAGACCAACTGGAATAATTTATTCATTTTATTGGAACTGAAGGGAGGAAATGATGGGTTAAATACGGTTATCCCCTATACCGATCCGACCTATTATGACCTGCGGCCTCGGCTCGGAATCACCCGGGATAAGGTCCTACAACTGGATGAGAAAGTAGGTTTCCATCCGGCCCTGGAAGCTTTAATGCCGGTGTGGAAAAATGGCGAGTTAGCCGTAATTCAGAGTGTGGGTTATCCAGAACCGAATCTTTCTCATTTTCGTTCTATTGAGATCTGGGAAACAGCTTCCAATAGCAATCAATACTTATCAGAAGGTTGGTTATCACGGGTTTTTACTGCCTATCCTCCCCCCAAAACTTTTGCTGCCGACGCCATCGTGGTGGGAAGTTCTGATCTGGGACCTCTGGGTGGGGGTACCGCCCGAGTGGTTGTACTTTCCAATATCCAAAGATTCCTGGCCCAGGCTAAACAAAATGGTATCCCCAACGGCAGGCCTGCCAATCCGGCATTGGCACATATTCTCAAGGTCGAGGAAGATATTCGTCAGGCGGCTGAGGGTTTGAAAACCTCCGACGTGCTTAAAACTGAGTTCCCGGACTCTCCTTTTGGAAATGCTTTAAAAACCGCATCTCGAATTATTGCAGGTAATTCAGGTGTCGCCGTTATCAAGGTTTCTTTAGATGGATTCGATACCCACAGCAATCAATCCAACCGGCAAGAACGTTTACTCCGTGAGATGGCTGAAGGCCTAAGCGCTTTCAGGGAAGCATTGATGGAAATCAACCGTTGGAATTCGACCCTCATCATGAGTTACTCGGAATTTGGCCGCAGACCCAGGGAAAACTTAAGTACCGGCACAGATCATGGTACGGCCAATGTTCATTTCATGTTGGGTGGACGTGTGAAAGGAGGTCTATACGGTCAGATCCCTCAGCTTAAATCACTGGAGGGGGACAATCTCCGCTTTGCCCTAGATTTCCGTAGTCTGTATGCAACTGTTATAGAAAAGTGGTGGGGCCTCAACGCAAGCCCCGTACTAGGCAGGAAATTTGAGGTGTTGGATATATTAAAAGTTTAAACTTCATCAGCCTTTAGTATTTTTTATAAGTTGTTGATTTTGTTTATCTCGAAGAATATAGAAGTAAGGGAGTATCGGAGTAAATACTCCCACACTTCCATACCCCCATACTTCCACACTCCCACACCAGTAAAGGCAAGACTTGTCTTGCCCCTTCAAGGTAGGATAAAACGCCATTTGCCTTACTTTTAACGCTTAGAATAAAAATGGAGGGTAATATGGGGAAAAGACCAGAGGGCAATATAATCCACATCAAATAACACATTCAGGGATTGGAAAGGGTGTAGATGGGATAATCCATAAAGGGCCAGAAAAAACAGATTAGCTAAGAGGAGTAGACCCAGAAAATGGGACGGGGAATGTTTGAACTTCCAGAAAGGGTCTCCCTGGTAATTGGCCGGAGGTCGGATACCAGTTAGGGGATTCGAGCCCTGGGACCTCAGCTCCGAAACCTGGGATTGGGAGTAAAGAACCCTTTCGATACCAAACAGATACCAGGTTATATAATGATAAAAAATCACAATTTTATTAAAACGGCCGGCAGATACACTGCTTACGATAAATTGATGGTAAAGAAGGACCAGCCCAATGATTCCTAAAGTATAAGCGGTACTTCGTAGAAAGGGATGCTCTTCTCCCTGGTGGGTTCGATAAAAGGAACTGATTCCCCAAATCAAAGCCACTCCCAGCAAAGCATAAAATCCCCAGGAGGACAGGCCCCGGTAAAAAGCAGCCAGATCATACTCTGAAGGCGGGACCAGGCCGTTGGTATAATTGGTATACAACAGGGCAATAAAAACCAGAATCATAAAAATCCCATGAGCCTGAACTTTTTTATCCAATTTAGTATGCCTGAAATCAGAACTTCGCTGGACATAGAAAACATGTTCATCGCGAATCATGTGGATAATAAAATAAACCATGAAAGGGAAGCCCCGGTACTGAATAGGAACCCAACCATAATAGATAACAGGAAAAATAAGGATCAAAGGGAAGAAAGTTAAGAAGAAAAAAAGCTTTTTCTTGCGGGTTGTCAGCGTTCTCCTTAAGACATTGTAGTGAAACAAGTAAGAAACACCAAAATGAACTTGACTGGTAATCATAAAGAAGACTTCCAGGCTATCAAACCCAAAAAACTTGGCTGTAAGCGACAGGGAAACAAACGTGATCCCCAGACTCAGGAGGACATTATCTACAAAGTATTTCTGGGGGTTCCAGGAAAAGGTTTTCTCCTTGAGGATGGGAGAAATCGAGGTTTTTAAAGTCATTTGTTCCATACGCTTAGTCGGTTAAGAGCTTTTGATAAAAGCCCCCATCGCCCGATTGAAATTTATCAAAAGTTCTTTTAACCGATTTCCCTTAACTCTCTTTTTTTAATCTTACCTGTTTCCGTTCTGGGGAGTTTATCACAGATAATAATATATTTGGGTCTTTTGATCGGACTTAAGCGGCCGACACAGAATCTCAGGATTTGATCAGAATCTAAATAGAAACCTTCTTTAGGAACTATATAAGCCTGAATGGCTTCTCCTAACCACTCATCCGGTACCCCGACTACGGCACAATCTGCAACCCCCTCATGACCGATCAAAACAGCCTCAATCTCAGAGGGGTGGATATTTTCGCTGCCACTCTTAATCAGGTCTTTCTGACGTCCTGCCAGGTATAAATACCCTTCTTCATCCATCCATCCCAGATCTCCGGTATGAATTCCATCTTCTTTAAAAACCTGCCGGGTTGCTTCTTCATTTTTATAATACCCTATGGCACTATGATCACACCGAATAACAATCTCCTTTTCGGACCCTTCCTCTCCCTTTGCAAGGTGAACCTGCACCTCCGGAATAATGCGCCCACAAGATCCCGCTTTTTCTTGAAGTTTTTCCGGAGGTAAAACTGTGACCAAACCCACTTCGGTCAGGCCATAGGTCAGATAAATATCTACCCGGGGAAAAGCCTCACGAAGGTTCCGGATCAGTTGGGGCGTAACCTGGCCTGCTCCGATTCGGAAGTATCTTAAAGAAGTTAAGGTATAGCGCCGAATATCGCCCCGGGATAATAAGGTGTGGTAAACTGTTGGTACCGCCGAGAGTCCCGTAACTTGCTCTGCTTCCATGGAGGCCAGAACCGAGTTCGGGGAAAGAAAATTCCGCTCCAGAATTACGGTTGCCCCAACCATGAGATGGGCCAGAAGAAAAATTTTATTCATCCCGAAAAACAAAGGAAGCACAAGGGAAGTTCGATCTCTGGCCGAGATTTGGAAGTATTTAATATTCAGCTCCGCATTCCGGATAAGATTCTTGTGGGGAAGAAGTACACCTTTAGGAATTCCTGTAGTTCCGGAAGTGTAATTGATACAGGCAATAGAAGGCGAATCCCCTCCTCTACTTCGATTCTCCAGTTCTTCCCTTCTTCCCTTCTCCCCTTCTCTGATTTTCCCTTTCTCCCCCTCATCGGTTAACAAAATGGTAAGAGATTCAAACTGACTTGAAATCTGCTCCCATAAATTCCTTTGAATCTTCTCGGTAATAAGCATTTTAATCTCGCATTGCCGGACAATACGGATGATTTCCTCGGGTTTAAAGGACGGATTTATGTCTACAACGATCCCTCCCACCTTCCAGATGGCAAAAAGGGCCAGAACCAGCTCCGGGGAGTTCCAGCAACAAATTCCGATTCTTTCCCCCGGCGTTACTCCTCTTCGAATAAGATCATGAGCCAGCCGATTTGTTTGTTCTTCAAGTTCTCGATAGGTGTAACGTATTCCTTGTGAAACCAGTGCTGTTGCTTCTGGAAACCGATTTGCGCTCTGACTCAGTAAGTCTGCTAAGGTTTTTATAGACATAGAGTTCATAACAGACTATCTCTCTCAACCCGGTGGGGAAGGAGAATAAGGTAAAGAAATTCTGATCTTACCCATTAAAAACTTTGTGCCACCGTTCCAGAAAATAAAGACGGATCAAAGCATAATGTTTCTGGGTAAAAAGACCCGATGAACCTTCCTGGAAAGATGCCAGGAAAGCGTCTAACTTTTCTCTATTGAAATAAGCCTCGATGGCGAGGTGGGGTTGTTTCAAAGAAGTCAGCATGGCGTTTATTAATTCCTGGACCTCGAAGGGAGGAGGCATGGGACTTTTCTTGCGCATAAGAATGGTTTCCGGAAAATCCGGGAGATATTTCCGAATCATGCGTTTTAAAAAATGTTTTTCATCGGATTTTTGAGTTTTGATCTCACCGGGAAGATTTAGTATCCACTCTACCAACCGATGGTCCAGAAAGGGAACGCGAACTTCTACCGAGGAGGCCATACTATGACGGTCTTCAATCTCCAGCATTTCGTGAAGATGCAATTTAACGAATAAATAACTTAGTTTGTTAAAGAAATCCGATGTTTTAGCCCTGGCCAGGTACTCTTCAAACCGGTCCTGATGGACTTCCCAGTAGAAGGTTTCCCATCGAAATTCATCTGTAACCAGGGTCTCTAAGAAGTCCACAGCACTGATGGGATAATCCGGTTTTCTGGGATCTGTACGCC containing:
- a CDS encoding DUF1501 domain-containing protein encodes the protein MNRRDFLKVLSLTPFISYIPDLSFAATSQTNWNNLFILLELKGGNDGLNTVIPYTDPTYYDLRPRLGITRDKVLQLDEKVGFHPALEALMPVWKNGELAVIQSVGYPEPNLSHFRSIEIWETASNSNQYLSEGWLSRVFTAYPPPKTFAADAIVVGSSDLGPLGGGTARVVVLSNIQRFLAQAKQNGIPNGRPANPALAHILKVEEDIRQAAEGLKTSDVLKTEFPDSPFGNALKTASRIIAGNSGVAVIKVSLDGFDTHSNQSNRQERLLREMAEGLSAFREALMEINRWNSTLIMSYSEFGRRPRENLSTGTDHGTANVHFMLGGRVKGGLYGQIPQLKSLEGDNLRFALDFRSLYATVIEKWWGLNASPVLGRKFEVLDILKV
- a CDS encoding class I adenylate-forming enzyme family protein, whose translation is MNSMSIKTLADLLSQSANRFPEATALVSQGIRYTYRELEEQTNRLAHDLIRRGVTPGERIGICCWNSPELVLALFAIWKVGGIVVDINPSFKPEEIIRIVRQCEIKMLITEKIQRNLWEQISSQFESLTILLTDEGEKGKIREGEKGRREELENRSRGGDSPSIACINYTSGTTGIPKGVLLPHKNLIRNAELNIKYFQISARDRTSLVLPLFFGMNKIFLLAHLMVGATVILERNFLSPNSVLASMEAEQVTGLSAVPTVYHTLLSRGDIRRYTLTSLRYFRIGAGQVTPQLIRNLREAFPRVDIYLTYGLTEVGLVTVLPPEKLQEKAGSCGRIIPEVQVHLAKGEEGSEKEIVIRCDHSAIGYYKNEEATRQVFKEDGIHTGDLGWMDEEGYLYLAGRQKDLIKSGSENIHPSEIEAVLIGHEGVADCAVVGVPDEWLGEAIQAYIVPKEGFYLDSDQILRFCVGRLSPIKRPKYIIICDKLPRTETGKIKKRELREIG